A genomic window from Triticum urartu cultivar G1812 chromosome 7, Tu2.1, whole genome shotgun sequence includes:
- the LOC125520573 gene encoding probable indole-3-pyruvate monooxygenase YUCCA11 produces MENSAPPVIIVGAGPSGLAASACLARRGVDSIVLERDDCVGSLWQKRAYDRLHLHLPKQASALPHLPHADDAPAYLPRDHFVRYLDAYADRFAVRARLRLRREVRSARFIVDEGRWEVDAVHLGTGDTEQYVARYLVVATGEFDEKVFPVVPGLDTFPGEAIHASEYRSAEGMRGKEVLVVGCGNSGMEIALDLAQAGAAASIVVRGELHLMTREIMNASTALFAYLPVWMIDRLAVFACRVVFGDTARHGLRRPDVGPFTRKIQSNVYPVIDVGTYDKIKSGQIQVLPAMTNIEGDVVEFSGGERRRFDAIVFATGYRSMAKKWLKSDDGGLIGDDGMASGRSPKGGNGLYRAGLAGRGIYGSGTDGEFIAEDISRLLRQGSGDDDGDGV; encoded by the exons ATGGAAAACAGCGCGCCGCCGGTGATCATCGTTGGGGCGGGGCCGTCGGGGCTGGCGGCGTCGGCCTGCCTGGCGCGGCGCGGGGTGGATAGCATCGTACTGGAGCGGGATGACTGCGTCGGCTCGCTATGGCAGAAGCGCGCCTACGATCGTCTCCACCTGCACCTCCCCAAGCAAGCAAGCGCGCTCCCCCACCTGCCGCACGCCGACGACGCGCCGGCCTACCTCCCCCGCGACCACTTCGTCCGCTACCTCGACGCCTACGCCGACCGCTTCGCCGTGCGCGcgcgcctccgcctccgccgcgagGTCCGATCCGCGCGCTTCATTGTGGACGAAGGCCGATGGGAGGTTGACGCCGTCCACCTCGGCACCGGCGACACGGAGCAGTACGTGGCGAGGTACCTGGTGGTGGCCACGGGGGAGTTCGACGAGAAGGTCTTCCCCGTGGTGCCCGGGCTGGACACGTTCCCTGGCGAGGCCATCCACGCCAGCGAGTACCGGTCCGCCGAGGGGATGCGGGGAAAGGAGGTGCTCGTCGTCGGCTGCGGCAACTCCGGAATGGAGATCGCCCTGGACCTCGCCCAGGCCGGCGCCGCGGCCTCCATCGTCGTCCGCGGCGAGCTCCACCTCATGACGAGGGAGATCATGAACGCGTCCACGGCGCTGTTCGCCTACCTGCCCGTCTGGATGATCGACCGGCTGGCGGTGTTCGCATGCCGCGTCGTCTTCGGCGACACGGCCAGGCACGGCCTCCGGCGGCCCGACGTAGGGCCCTTCACCAGAAAGATCCAGAGCAACGTCTACCCAGTCATCGACGTCGGCACCTACGACAAGATCAAGAGCGGCCAGATCCAGGTGCTGCCGGCGATGACGAACATCGAAGGGGACGTGGTGGAATTCTCCGGCGGGGAGCGGCGCCGCTTCGACGCCATCGTCTTCGCCACCGGGTACCGCAGCATGGCAAAGAAGTGGCTCAAG AGCGACGACGGCGGGCTGATCGGTGACGACGGGATGGCGTCCGGGAGATCTCCCAAGGGGGGGAACGGGCTGTACCGTGCGGGGCTGGCAGGGAGAGGGATCTACGGCAGCGGCACAGACGGGGAGTTCATCGCGGAGGACATTAGCAGGCTGCTCCGGCAGGGCTccggcgacgacgacggcgatGGGGTCTAG